One window of Verrucomicrobiia bacterium genomic DNA carries:
- a CDS encoding carboxypeptidase regulatory-like domain-containing protein codes for MEKRLQPESLKDPELLKYFENSQRDRFYDWRQPINFWGIVLDDSDQPVAGAQVHLDWSDLSPNGTSEAWVQTDANGRFQLLDKKGKGISVSVEKEGYRRCRWGVIGFEYANPSERNFHRPDPNRPVLFRLIRRGPPEPLVHRQRMEFRAPKDTGRIRLDLLGQRAVGPEESGVDLVIEAVTGEVRRERLNAWYEWKVVLSVPDGGLQPGSECPPAAPEDGYLPRLEFSGRVEGRYPRHELDDWFFVKSRGGQHVTRIRLRIQCVPDGGGAPEVSIPEYSLNPAGSLNLEFYPEMNVEERYYIPVGR; via the coding sequence TTGGAAAAGAGGCTCCAGCCAGAATCGCTGAAGGATCCGGAGTTGCTCAAGTACTTTGAAAACAGTCAGCGGGACAGGTTTTATGACTGGCGCCAGCCAATTAACTTCTGGGGGATTGTGCTGGACGACTCCGATCAGCCGGTAGCGGGAGCACAGGTCCATCTCGACTGGAGTGACTTATCCCCAAACGGCACCAGCGAAGCGTGGGTTCAAACGGATGCCAACGGGCGTTTTCAACTTCTGGACAAAAAAGGCAAGGGCATCAGCGTCTCCGTGGAAAAGGAAGGCTATCGCCGATGCCGCTGGGGGGTGATTGGCTTCGAATATGCCAATCCATCGGAGCGAAACTTTCACCGACCCGATCCCAACCGGCCGGTGCTGTTCCGATTGATCCGGCGGGGGCCACCGGAGCCATTGGTCCACCGGCAGCGGATGGAATTTCGGGCTCCGAAGGATACCGGCAGGATTCGCCTCGACCTGCTGGGCCAACGCGCCGTTGGCCCCGAGGAATCCGGGGTGGATCTGGTCATCGAAGCGGTGACCGGCGAGGTGCGCCGGGAACGACTCAACGCCTGGTACGAATGGAAGGTGGTCCTGTCCGTTCCGGACGGGGGGCTGCAGCCCGGCTCGGAATGCCCACCGGCGGCACCCGAGGACGGCTACCTTCCGCGGCTCGAGTTTTCCGGTCGCGTCGAGGGGCGCTATCCGCGCCATGAACTGGATGACTGGTTCTTCGTGAAGTCGCGGGGAGGACAGCACGTCACCCGGATTCGACTGAGGATTCAGTGTGTCCCGGACGGAGGGGGCGCCCCCGAGGTCTCCATTCCCGAGTACTCCCTGAATCCCGCGGGCTCGCTGAATCTGGAGTTCTATCCGGAGATGAACGTTGAGGAGCGATACTACATTCCGGTGGGCCGGTGA
- a CDS encoding class I SAM-dependent methyltransferase — MDVPPASVAPSGFRRLAGWVAAGPWCQSARRLMERNFEQYDLPLSRWGKLAAGSWLILNDYAEGRFPPRFEDQQAAYRAEMEFHSSMTSYTRQESIAGHVVKPFWTPEWFLQYSKSFARLWEVLRSLGLQPGARLLELGCGAGWMTEFLALGGYVITGTTIAPDDVQIGEGRMRALVARGLPAERLQFRQAPMESVDTAVADLPRFDGAFVFEALHHAYDWQAAIHAAARCLKPGGWLLLANEPNRVHTLVSYRVSRLTNTHEIGMSGPALRAELRAAGLGEIRTFAPRLDLRLTAHWVAGRAAASGPGSPTDLRDVP, encoded by the coding sequence ATGGATGTCCCGCCCGCCAGTGTCGCGCCGTCGGGGTTTCGGCGCCTGGCGGGCTGGGTGGCGGCGGGGCCGTGGTGCCAGTCCGCCCGGCGCCTGATGGAGCGCAATTTCGAGCAGTATGATCTCCCGCTTTCGCGGTGGGGCAAGCTCGCGGCCGGCTCGTGGCTGATCCTCAATGACTATGCCGAGGGGCGATTCCCGCCGCGCTTCGAGGACCAGCAGGCGGCCTACCGCGCCGAGATGGAGTTTCACTCCTCGATGACGAGTTACACCCGGCAGGAATCCATCGCCGGCCACGTGGTGAAGCCGTTCTGGACCCCGGAGTGGTTCCTCCAGTACTCGAAGTCGTTTGCGCGCCTCTGGGAGGTGCTCCGCAGCCTCGGGCTGCAGCCGGGTGCCCGCCTGCTGGAACTGGGCTGTGGCGCGGGCTGGATGACGGAATTTCTCGCGCTCGGCGGGTATGTCATCACGGGGACGACGATCGCGCCCGACGACGTTCAAATCGGCGAGGGGCGCATGCGCGCGCTCGTGGCGCGGGGCCTGCCGGCGGAGCGATTGCAGTTTCGCCAGGCGCCGATGGAGTCGGTGGACACGGCGGTGGCGGATTTGCCCCGATTCGACGGCGCCTTTGTGTTCGAGGCCTTGCACCACGCCTACGACTGGCAGGCGGCGATCCATGCCGCCGCCCGCTGTCTGAAGCCGGGCGGCTGGCTGCTGCTCGCCAACGAACCCAACCGGGTGCACACCCTGGTGAGCTACCGGGTGTCACGCCTCACCAATACCCACGAGATCGGGATGAGCGGCCCCGCCCTTCGCGCCGAGCTCCGGGCGGCCGGCCTCGGGGAGATTCGCACTTTCGCTCCCCGGCTCGATCTGCGCCTGACCGCACACTGGGTTGCCGGACGGGCAGCCGCATCCGGCCCGGGATCGCCCACGGATCTCCGCGACGTCCCATGA
- a CDS encoding cation:dicarboxylase symporter family transporter — MVLTGLRRLSLTHWILISMVAGVAIGAVFPEGSQHLKVVSNIFLRLIKCILVPLVFSTLVVGIAGHAGDLRAVGRLALKALIYFEVVTTLALGIGLITVNVVRPGDGVALPPPRPGEIPESTAPVTFSGILEHLVPRSFFEAAASNDVLQVVVFAILFGVALAQVSGPPRQQVLGFCEGLAEVMFKFTGLVMKFAPLGIGAAMAVTVGHGGLGVLRQLGLLILTLYGALLVFCLAVLWPAALWARVPVRRFLGMLKEPILVAFTTTSSDAAMPEAMKRLVAFGIPQRIVSFVMPMGYSFNLDGSTLYLAVASIFVAQAAGMDLGFGQQMAILLTLMLTSKGMAGVPRAAQVILAGTLVTFGLPLEGVLLILGVDELMDMARTTVNLVGNCLATAVMARAEGVHLPAEPPGIVSPDIS; from the coding sequence ATGGTCCTCACCGGATTGCGCCGCCTCTCGCTGACCCACTGGATCCTGATCTCCATGGTTGCGGGCGTCGCGATTGGCGCGGTGTTTCCGGAAGGTTCCCAGCACCTGAAGGTGGTCTCGAACATCTTCCTCCGCCTGATCAAGTGCATCCTGGTGCCGCTGGTGTTCAGCACCCTGGTCGTGGGCATCGCGGGACATGCGGGTGACCTGCGCGCGGTCGGGCGGCTGGCGCTGAAGGCCCTGATTTACTTTGAGGTGGTGACGACCCTCGCCCTGGGCATCGGGCTGATCACCGTCAATGTCGTGCGTCCGGGCGACGGTGTGGCCCTGCCGCCGCCCCGGCCCGGGGAGATCCCTGAGTCCACGGCCCCGGTGACCTTCTCCGGGATCCTCGAACATCTGGTCCCACGGAGCTTTTTCGAGGCGGCCGCGTCCAATGATGTTCTCCAGGTCGTGGTATTTGCGATCCTGTTCGGGGTGGCGCTGGCCCAGGTGTCTGGGCCTCCCCGCCAGCAGGTGCTGGGTTTCTGCGAGGGACTGGCGGAAGTGATGTTCAAGTTCACCGGCCTGGTGATGAAGTTTGCGCCGCTGGGCATCGGTGCCGCCATGGCGGTGACCGTCGGACACGGGGGCCTCGGCGTCCTCCGCCAGCTCGGGCTGCTCATCCTCACCCTGTACGGAGCCCTGCTCGTGTTCTGCCTGGCGGTGCTCTGGCCCGCGGCGCTATGGGCGCGCGTGCCGGTGCGACGGTTTCTTGGGATGCTGAAGGAACCCATTCTGGTGGCCTTTACGACCACGTCTTCGGACGCCGCCATGCCGGAAGCCATGAAGCGCCTGGTGGCCTTCGGCATTCCCCAGCGCATCGTCTCCTTCGTGATGCCGATGGGGTACTCGTTCAACCTCGATGGCTCGACCCTTTACCTTGCCGTGGCGTCCATCTTTGTGGCGCAGGCCGCAGGGATGGATCTGGGGTTCGGACAGCAGATGGCGATCCTGCTGACCTTGATGCTCACGAGCAAGGGCATGGCCGGGGTCCCAAGGGCCGCGCAGGTCATCCTCGCCGGGACGCTCGTCACCTTCGGCCTGCCGCTGGAGGGGGTCCTGCTGATTCTGGGTGTGGACGAACTCATGGACATGGCGCGCACCACGGTGAACCTGGTGGGCAACTGCCTCGCGACCGCGGTGATGGCCCGCGCCGAGGGCGTTCATCTGCCGGCAGAACCACCGGGAATCGTCAGCCCGGATATTTCATGA
- a CDS encoding septal ring lytic transglycosylase RlpA family protein, whose product MSGNQFAAVRVASQGGRSGSPTPGGDAPGRNPRGAGFPAGLASILATLLLAGCASPGASSGSRSGSGASRATSTPTGSGGSQAVLRGKATYYGARYQGRLTANGERFDKNGITAAHESFPFGTRVRVTNLENGKSVVVRINDRFKPFKGRIIDLSEGAFARIAPLAQGVIPVSLQVVR is encoded by the coding sequence ATGTCCGGGAATCAATTCGCGGCGGTCCGGGTTGCATCACAAGGAGGGCGTTCCGGGTCCCCCACCCCTGGAGGGGACGCGCCGGGTCGCAACCCGCGGGGTGCCGGTTTTCCCGCCGGTCTTGCATCCATCCTGGCGACACTCCTCCTGGCGGGCTGCGCCAGCCCTGGTGCGTCCTCCGGATCCCGGTCCGGGTCCGGTGCGTCTCGTGCCACCTCCACACCAACAGGAAGCGGCGGATCGCAGGCCGTCCTGCGCGGGAAGGCCACCTACTACGGCGCCAGATATCAGGGCCGCCTGACGGCGAACGGCGAGCGTTTCGACAAGAACGGCATCACGGCCGCTCATGAGTCCTTTCCGTTCGGCACCCGGGTGCGGGTGACCAACCTGGAAAACGGCAAGAGCGTCGTGGTCCGGATCAATGACCGGTTCAAACCGTTCAAGGGGCGCATCATTGATCTCAGCGAGGGCGCCTTTGCCCGGATCGCACCGCTGGCCCAGGGAGTGATACCCGTATCGCTCCAGGTGGTCCGTTGA
- a CDS encoding glycosyltransferase, with the protein MRRVVWVAGGLAAVLLLVLFPLWHALLLGVNAAVHLFILGVQFVAARLPVRPPPRQLRPAAEEPFVSIHVPAHNEPPALLLETLDSLARLDWEHYEVLVMDNNTTDASLWRPVEAHCRALGSRFKFLHAEGLKGFKAGAMNHFRRFMNPEARFIFVVDADYVVAPEALRRAMAYVTDASVGLVQFPQHYRNAGPGNLGVTLDYRHFFSGYMAAANRLGCVPATGTLSFIRVSALKTVGGFNTQVVTEDAALGLQLNLAGFRTVYAPEIVGAGLMPHDLGDLKKQRWRWAFGNAQILRRHGGRIFLGRELHWKQKVGWLAHLTAWFNFNLVPSLSLLVLAGLAATGTMRPEQVYLVPVAGITLVTFYVLRFGVLFHSLRPEGWSLREIGQGFAAHVGLGWIFSTSWVKCLWNQRAPFVRTNKFLGRVPSGLQAMTAEMLLGVAMLAATVVLGVAGFVVGTSAAVLFCLARLSILGVAREMRWTHQATMDPHPSSPERVAPVFLQVPVLKASDAG; encoded by the coding sequence ATGAGAAGAGTCGTTTGGGTCGCCGGCGGTCTGGCCGCCGTGCTGCTGCTGGTCCTGTTTCCGCTGTGGCATGCCCTCCTGTTGGGGGTCAACGCCGCCGTGCACCTGTTCATTCTGGGCGTCCAGTTCGTTGCCGCCCGGCTTCCGGTCCGGCCACCACCACGGCAACTCCGGCCGGCGGCTGAGGAACCCTTCGTCTCGATTCATGTGCCGGCCCACAATGAGCCGCCGGCGCTGCTGCTTGAGACCCTGGACAGCCTCGCCCGGCTCGACTGGGAGCATTACGAAGTGCTGGTCATGGACAACAACACGACGGACGCGTCGCTGTGGCGTCCGGTCGAGGCCCATTGCCGTGCGTTGGGATCCCGGTTCAAGTTCCTGCATGCCGAGGGCCTGAAGGGTTTCAAAGCGGGCGCGATGAATCATTTCCGCCGCTTCATGAACCCGGAGGCGCGGTTCATTTTCGTGGTGGACGCCGACTACGTCGTGGCGCCGGAGGCGCTGCGGCGGGCGATGGCCTACGTGACGGATGCGTCCGTGGGCCTGGTGCAGTTTCCGCAGCACTATCGCAATGCCGGCCCGGGCAACCTGGGAGTCACCCTGGACTACCGTCATTTTTTCTCCGGCTACATGGCGGCAGCCAACCGCCTGGGCTGTGTTCCCGCGACCGGGACCCTCAGTTTCATCCGCGTGTCGGCCCTGAAGACGGTGGGGGGATTCAACACGCAGGTGGTGACCGAGGACGCGGCCCTGGGACTGCAGTTGAACCTCGCGGGATTCCGGACGGTTTATGCGCCGGAGATTGTGGGCGCGGGCCTCATGCCCCATGACCTCGGGGACCTCAAGAAGCAGCGCTGGCGGTGGGCGTTTGGGAACGCGCAGATCCTGCGCCGGCACGGAGGCAGGATTTTCCTTGGCCGGGAACTCCACTGGAAACAGAAGGTTGGCTGGCTCGCGCACCTGACCGCCTGGTTCAACTTCAACCTGGTGCCCTCCCTCAGCCTGCTGGTGCTGGCCGGCCTGGCAGCCACCGGGACCATGCGACCCGAGCAGGTCTACCTCGTGCCGGTGGCCGGGATCACCCTGGTGACCTTTTACGTGCTCCGCTTTGGCGTGCTGTTTCACAGTCTGCGTCCGGAGGGCTGGAGCCTGCGTGAAATTGGTCAGGGGTTCGCGGCGCACGTGGGCCTCGGATGGATCTTCAGTACGAGCTGGGTGAAGTGCCTGTGGAATCAACGCGCCCCGTTCGTGCGCACCAACAAGTTCCTCGGGCGCGTTCCGAGCGGCCTGCAGGCCATGACTGCGGAAATGCTCCTCGGGGTGGCCATGCTGGCCGCCACCGTGGTGCTGGGGGTGGCGGGGTTCGTGGTCGGAACCTCGGCGGCGGTGCTGTTCTGTCTGGCGCGGCTTTCGATCCTCGGGGTGGCGCGGGAGATGCGGTGGACGCACCAGGCCACCATGGACCCGCATCCATCCAGTCCGGAACGCGTTGCCCCGGTGTTCCTGCAGGTGCCGGTACTGAAGGCCTCCGACGCCGGCTGA
- a CDS encoding polyphosphate kinase 2 family protein encodes MPLKEIARKAHKFAAPYRVTSGKQFRLDSWDPADTLHLGSEDKPRAREALALGVEALSGLQDRLYAQNQWAVLLIFQAMDAAGKDGAIKHVMSGINPQGCQVFSFKAPSAEELDHDFLWRCMKRMPERGRIGIFNRSYYEETLVVRVHPKLLEKQRLPPGLVTRRIWKDRFQDIRSFERYLARNGVAICKFFLHVSHQEQKRRFLERVDNPEKNWKFSASDIRERAFWKEYHEAYEDMIRQTAAPHAPWYVVPADNKWFTRVVVAAAVIDTLHSLHLKYPKVGEDQLRELAAARKALVAER; translated from the coding sequence ATGCCACTGAAAGAGATCGCCCGGAAGGCCCACAAGTTCGCCGCGCCGTATCGTGTCACGAGCGGGAAGCAATTCCGGCTCGATTCGTGGGATCCGGCCGACACGCTGCACCTGGGTTCGGAGGACAAACCCCGCGCCCGCGAGGCGCTCGCGCTGGGTGTGGAGGCCCTCTCCGGGCTTCAGGACCGGCTCTACGCCCAGAACCAGTGGGCAGTCCTGCTCATTTTCCAGGCCATGGATGCCGCCGGAAAGGACGGGGCCATCAAGCACGTGATGTCCGGCATCAACCCCCAGGGATGCCAGGTCTTTTCCTTCAAGGCCCCGTCGGCCGAAGAATTGGACCATGACTTCCTCTGGCGCTGCATGAAGCGGATGCCGGAGCGCGGGCGGATCGGCATCTTCAACCGAAGCTACTACGAGGAGACCCTGGTGGTGCGCGTCCACCCGAAGCTGCTGGAGAAACAGCGACTGCCGCCGGGGCTGGTGACCCGGCGGATCTGGAAGGACCGGTTCCAGGACATCCGGTCTTTCGAGCGCTACCTCGCCCGCAACGGCGTCGCCATCTGCAAGTTTTTCCTGCACGTATCGCACCAGGAACAGAAGCGGCGGTTCCTGGAGCGCGTGGACAACCCGGAGAAGAACTGGAAGTTCTCCGCGTCCGACATCCGCGAGCGGGCGTTCTGGAAGGAGTATCACGAAGCCTACGAGGACATGATCCGCCAGACGGCCGCGCCCCATGCCCCGTGGTACGTGGTCCCCGCGGACAACAAATGGTTCACCCGGGTCGTGGTGGCGGCGGCGGTGATTGACACCCTGCATTCGCTCCACCTGAAGTACCCCAAGGTGGGCGAGGATCAGTTGCGGGAACTGGCCGCCGCCCGCAAGGCCCTGGTGGCGGAGAGATGA
- a CDS encoding alpha-amylase: MRSSRHPLLYEANTRVWLTRLRRQLDRRVTLDDIPDPELDALATAGFEWVWMLGVWKTGPLGRAISRSRPEWRREFEHVLPDLTDADIGGSCFAIQEYTVSRDLGGAAALKRLRARLASRGLRLMLDFVPNHLAPDHPWVVSHPDYFVSGTAEDLERAPQNYFPTTRRDGVSRILAHGRDPWFPGWPDTVQLNYANPEVQAAMTDQLLQVARQCDGVRCDMAMLLLPEVFERTWHRAAPEFWPGAIRRVREAHPGFLFLAEVYWDLEWTLQQQGFDLCYDKRLYDRVSNGAAGPVRDHLRADPAYQARLARFLENHDEPRAAAAFDPGRHGAAAVLTYLAPGLRFFHQGQREGCRVRIPTHLVRGPEEVVDDSLRHFYNALFDVLSLPAVREGDWQLLDTPSAWEGNGTSEHFIAYAWTSADGPRVLVTVNFSGNRGQCFVRLPWADLPGRSWRLRDQLGTASYDREGDDLAARGLYLDVPAWHAHVFEVSVAGPVQDVPAA, translated from the coding sequence ATGCGCTCCTCCAGACATCCCCTTTTGTACGAGGCGAACACCCGGGTGTGGCTCACCCGCCTGCGACGCCAGCTCGACCGCCGGGTCACCCTCGACGACATCCCCGACCCCGAGCTCGACGCATTGGCGACGGCGGGTTTCGAGTGGGTTTGGATGCTCGGGGTCTGGAAGACCGGCCCTTTGGGACGTGCGATCTCTCGGAGCCGCCCGGAGTGGCGGCGCGAGTTCGAACACGTGCTGCCGGATTTGACGGACGCCGACATCGGCGGCTCCTGTTTCGCCATCCAGGAGTACACCGTTTCGCGGGACCTGGGCGGGGCGGCGGCGCTGAAGCGCCTGCGGGCCCGTCTCGCCTCGCGGGGCCTGCGGCTGATGCTCGACTTTGTCCCAAACCATCTCGCCCCCGATCATCCCTGGGTGGTCTCGCATCCCGATTACTTTGTCTCCGGGACCGCCGAGGATCTCGAACGGGCACCGCAAAATTACTTCCCGACGACCCGCAGGGACGGTGTCTCGCGGATTCTCGCCCATGGACGGGATCCCTGGTTTCCCGGATGGCCCGATACGGTGCAGTTGAACTACGCAAACCCGGAGGTGCAGGCGGCCATGACCGACCAGTTGCTCCAGGTGGCCCGACAGTGTGATGGCGTCCGCTGCGACATGGCCATGCTGCTGCTGCCGGAGGTCTTTGAACGGACCTGGCACCGCGCCGCCCCGGAATTCTGGCCCGGTGCCATCCGGCGGGTCCGCGAGGCTCACCCCGGCTTCCTGTTTCTTGCGGAGGTGTACTGGGATCTCGAATGGACCCTGCAGCAGCAGGGCTTCGACCTTTGCTACGACAAGCGCCTTTACGATCGGGTGTCGAACGGGGCTGCCGGACCGGTGCGAGATCATCTTCGGGCGGACCCCGCATACCAGGCCCGTCTGGCCCGCTTCCTCGAAAATCATGATGAGCCGCGGGCGGCCGCCGCGTTCGACCCGGGCCGCCACGGCGCCGCCGCGGTGCTGACATATCTGGCGCCCGGCCTGCGCTTCTTTCACCAGGGGCAGCGCGAAGGCTGTCGCGTCCGCATCCCAACCCATCTGGTCCGCGGTCCCGAGGAGGTCGTGGATGACTCCCTCCGCCACTTCTACAACGCCTTGTTTGACGTCCTGTCCCTGCCGGCCGTCCGGGAAGGCGACTGGCAGTTGCTGGACACCCCGTCCGCCTGGGAGGGCAACGGCACCTCGGAACACTTCATCGCGTACGCCTGGACGTCCGCCGACGGGCCGCGGGTGCTGGTCACCGTCAATTTCTCGGGGAATCGCGGCCAATGCTTCGTCCGCCTGCCGTGGGCGGACCTCCCCGGGCGCTCCTGGCGTCTGCGCGACCAACTCGGCACGGCCAGCTACGATCGCGAAGGCGACGACCTGGCCGCCCGCGGCCTGTACCTCGACGTTCCTGCATGGCACGCGCACGTCTTCGAGGTGTCGGTTGCCGGCCCCGTGCAGGACGTCCCCGCCGCCTGA